The following proteins come from a genomic window of Paenibacillus swuensis:
- a CDS encoding CdaR family protein, with amino-acid sequence MMDKWLENSTVVKITALVLGLLLWMVVHFDEQNTPRAQLPKTQTVTVTDVGINQVGLDEGEYWVSSVQPSKVALKLRGKSSVLNRLNPEDTRVELNLNGITEGIHTLPLRGVSQVNDVDIVEILPATVTVRVEAMQKKEMPVQIKLKGAPADGFKAGEPVINPNKVYVLLPSSMQDSIEQVVGTVDLEGLNEAVRNRRVKLVALDRNGKRVDAVITPSIVEVEVPITSPLKTVPLQVKLTGRMPDGYAIASLTPNVDHVTVYGPQDVLDPLELFDGLQLDLSALKLTKDAQVALDIPLLPGMEKVEPAQVEYTIKVVQSAKRTLANVPVTIVGQNDEFTTRIAEPAAGTIDAEVEGAPTLLDGLTRRDVQAIVNVTDLPPGLHTVPVILNPPSLIYPSAGFSARVQVEIKAKQVDSEGSVPTIKDQEPDLSGVPSEAGDDEGAATGSGGAAGGTGSAGGGSSSGGGTKPGGGGSGSGGTKPGETGGAGGVKPGTGGAGSGNSGGNAGGTGSGNAAGNGGTAGSGSGGAGAGSGGDGDAGSGAGNGGTDSEGVGGDANGDATGEGD; translated from the coding sequence ATGATGGATAAATGGCTTGAGAACTCTACCGTTGTCAAAATTACTGCGTTGGTTCTGGGATTGTTGCTGTGGATGGTCGTTCATTTCGATGAGCAGAATACGCCGCGCGCCCAATTGCCCAAAACTCAGACGGTAACGGTAACGGACGTTGGCATTAATCAGGTCGGACTGGATGAAGGCGAGTATTGGGTGAGCAGTGTTCAGCCTTCGAAAGTCGCTTTGAAGCTGCGGGGGAAATCCTCGGTGCTGAATCGTCTGAACCCCGAGGATACGCGCGTAGAGCTGAATCTGAACGGAATTACGGAAGGGATTCATACGTTGCCGCTGCGCGGGGTTTCGCAAGTGAACGACGTGGATATTGTCGAGATTCTGCCCGCGACGGTAACCGTGCGCGTGGAAGCGATGCAGAAGAAAGAAATGCCTGTACAGATCAAGCTTAAAGGAGCGCCCGCGGATGGATTTAAGGCGGGGGAGCCTGTTATTAATCCGAACAAGGTGTATGTGCTACTGCCAAGCAGCATGCAGGATTCCATTGAGCAAGTCGTGGGGACCGTGGATTTGGAAGGGTTGAATGAAGCGGTTCGTAACCGGCGGGTGAAGCTGGTTGCTCTGGATCGCAACGGAAAGCGCGTGGATGCGGTTATTACGCCTTCCATCGTGGAAGTCGAGGTGCCGATTACCTCTCCGCTGAAAACGGTACCTCTGCAGGTGAAGCTGACGGGACGCATGCCGGATGGATACGCCATCGCATCGCTTACACCGAACGTGGATCATGTTACGGTTTACGGCCCGCAGGATGTACTGGATCCGTTGGAACTGTTCGACGGTTTGCAGTTGGATCTAAGTGCCTTAAAGTTGACGAAGGACGCGCAAGTGGCCTTGGATATCCCGCTGTTGCCGGGCATGGAGAAAGTAGAGCCGGCACAGGTGGAATATACGATCAAGGTGGTACAGTCGGCGAAGCGGACGCTGGCGAATGTGCCGGTGACAATTGTAGGTCAGAACGATGAGTTCACGACCCGCATCGCGGAGCCGGCCGCGGGCACCATTGATGCGGAAGTGGAGGGTGCTCCGACACTTCTGGATGGGCTGACTCGGCGGGATGTGCAGGCGATCGTGAATGTGACGGACCTGCCGCCGGGTCTGCACACCGTGCCTGTCATCCTGAACCCGCCGAGCTTGATTTACCCGAGCGCGGGGTTCTCGGCGAGGGTGCAGGTGGAGATCAAGGCGAAGCAGGTGGATTCGGAGGGCTCTGTACCGACGATTAAGGATCAGGAGCCTGATCTCTCGGGGGTGCCGTCGGAGGCGGGCGACGACGAGGGCGCCGCGACGGGCTCCGGTGGCGCGGCTGGCGGAACCGGCAGTGCAGGAGGCGGCAGCAGTAGCGGCGGCGGCACGAAGCCGGGCGGTGGCGGCAGCGGCAGCGGCGGTACGAAGCCGGGCGAGACCGGTGGCGCCGGCGGTGTGAAGCCGGGCACGGGCGGTGCCGGGAGCGGCAACAGCGGCGGTAACGCCGGCGGCACGGGCAGCGGTAACGCAGCGGGCAACGGCGGCACGGCCGGGAGTGGTTCGGGCGGCGCGGGAGCGGGCTCTGGCGGCGACGGAGACGCTGGGTCGGGGGCCGGTAACGGCGGTACCGACTCGGAAGGTGTCGGCGGTGACGCCAATGGCGATGCAACCGGTGAAGGCGACTAA
- the ppc gene encoding phosphoenolpyruvate carboxylase, with the protein MSEVAVVTSKNQPNNLLRRDVRFLGNILGEVLVHQGGTELLDIVEKIREMSKSLRANYVPSLFEEFKNTIRGLDSENRHQVIRAFAIYFQLVNIAEQNHRIRRKRDYERTSGENIQPGSIESVIVELKDSNISIEEVQELLEGISLELVMTAHPTEAMRRAVLAIHKRIADDVMLLDNPTITYREREQLREKLLNEVITLWQTDELRDRKPTVVDEVRNGMYYFDETLFNALPDVYQELERCLDKYYPEHAWHVPTYLRFGSWIGGDRDGNPSVTAKVTWETLKMHRQLVLRKYEEILKHLMGLLSFSTNLIEISPELAESIRKDREQVETRNIDMWRNEREPYRIKLSFMREKLFNTKVEGISPEAKYNNADELIQDLKIIDRSLRNHFADYVADTELKKTIRQVELFGFHLVALDVRQHSKEHENAMAEILAHMNIVKNYPELTEEAKIELLHELLKDPRPLTSPYAQYTPSTQECLDVYVTIQAAQKEFGVGCISSYLISMTQGASDLLEVMVFAKEVGLYRKDAEGNVVCTLQSVPLFETIDDLHEAPAIMDTLFQIPAYKQGVEAMNGQQEIMLGYSDSNKDGGMITANWELRVALNEITNTGNAHGVKLKFFHGRGGALGRGGMPLNRSILAQPPHTLGGGIKITEQGEVLSSRYAMQPIAYRSLEQATSALITAALLAKYPQSNAQEEQWNEIIKEISEVAQKKYQDLIFRDPDFLTFFKESTPLPEIGELNIGSRPSKRKNSDRFEDLRAIPWVFSWTQSRYLLPAWYAAGTALQSYYEGNEEKLKILQQMYAKSSFFRTMIDSLQMALAKADLIIAKEYANMIKDKTTEQRIFGGIQEEYKVTSELIMLITGQQDILDNVPVIQESIRLRNPYVDPLSYMQVQLITELRALREQGEDDPDLLREVLLTINGIAAGLRNTG; encoded by the coding sequence ATGTCTGAAGTAGCAGTGGTGACAAGCAAGAATCAACCCAATAATCTGCTGCGGCGGGATGTTCGTTTCTTGGGAAACATACTGGGAGAGGTGCTGGTCCATCAAGGCGGAACCGAGCTTCTCGATATCGTTGAGAAAATCAGAGAGATGAGCAAGTCGCTGCGCGCGAACTATGTTCCCAGCTTGTTTGAAGAATTCAAGAACACGATCCGCGGCCTGGATTCAGAAAATCGGCATCAAGTGATCCGCGCATTCGCGATCTATTTCCAATTGGTTAACATCGCGGAACAGAATCACCGGATTCGCCGCAAGAGAGACTACGAGCGTACATCCGGCGAGAATATCCAACCGGGATCCATCGAAAGTGTCATCGTGGAGCTCAAGGACAGCAACATCTCCATTGAAGAAGTTCAGGAATTGCTTGAGGGCATATCCCTGGAGCTTGTGATGACCGCTCATCCAACGGAAGCAATGCGCAGAGCCGTATTAGCCATCCATAAACGGATCGCGGACGATGTCATGCTGCTGGACAACCCCACAATTACTTATAGAGAACGTGAACAACTACGCGAGAAGCTCCTGAATGAAGTCATAACGCTATGGCAAACGGATGAGCTGCGTGACCGTAAACCGACCGTAGTGGATGAAGTGCGTAATGGAATGTACTATTTTGACGAGACGTTGTTTAATGCCCTACCGGATGTGTATCAAGAGCTTGAACGCTGTCTGGACAAATATTATCCGGAGCACGCTTGGCATGTGCCGACTTACTTGCGATTCGGCTCTTGGATTGGCGGCGATCGGGACGGAAACCCGTCCGTAACGGCTAAGGTCACCTGGGAAACGCTGAAGATGCACAGACAACTGGTCCTGCGCAAATATGAAGAGATTCTCAAGCATCTGATGGGATTGCTTAGCTTCAGCACCAACCTGATTGAAATTTCACCCGAGCTGGCGGAATCCATTCGCAAGGACCGCGAGCAAGTGGAAACACGGAATATTGATATGTGGCGCAATGAGCGGGAGCCCTACCGAATTAAGCTTTCTTTTATGCGTGAGAAGCTGTTTAACACGAAAGTTGAAGGGATTTCTCCCGAAGCCAAATATAATAATGCGGACGAACTTATACAAGATCTTAAAATCATCGATCGCAGCTTGCGCAATCACTTTGCGGACTACGTAGCGGATACCGAATTGAAGAAAACCATTCGGCAGGTTGAACTCTTCGGATTCCATCTGGTCGCTCTGGACGTACGTCAACACAGCAAAGAGCACGAGAACGCGATGGCTGAGATTCTGGCGCATATGAACATCGTTAAGAACTACCCGGAACTGACGGAAGAGGCTAAGATTGAGTTGTTGCACGAGCTTCTTAAAGACCCTAGGCCGCTGACATCGCCTTACGCGCAATATACTCCTTCAACCCAGGAATGTCTGGATGTGTACGTTACAATTCAAGCCGCACAGAAGGAATTCGGGGTCGGCTGTATCTCGAGCTACCTGATATCGATGACGCAAGGGGCAAGCGATCTGCTTGAAGTGATGGTGTTCGCGAAAGAAGTAGGCCTCTATCGCAAAGATGCGGAAGGCAACGTCGTATGCACTCTGCAATCCGTGCCTCTGTTCGAAACAATTGACGACTTGCACGAAGCGCCGGCGATTATGGATACATTGTTCCAGATTCCTGCGTATAAACAAGGCGTGGAAGCCATGAACGGGCAGCAGGAGATTATGCTGGGCTATTCCGACAGCAACAAAGACGGCGGTATGATCACGGCCAACTGGGAGCTTCGCGTAGCGCTGAACGAGATTACCAATACCGGGAATGCGCACGGAGTGAAGCTTAAGTTTTTCCACGGCCGCGGAGGCGCTTTAGGCCGCGGCGGCATGCCGCTGAACCGCAGCATTCTGGCTCAACCGCCGCACACGCTGGGCGGAGGCATTAAGATTACGGAGCAAGGTGAAGTGCTCTCCTCCCGGTACGCGATGCAACCGATCGCTTACCGGAGTCTGGAGCAAGCCACATCCGCGCTGATCACAGCCGCGCTATTGGCGAAGTACCCGCAGAGCAACGCCCAAGAAGAGCAATGGAATGAGATCATTAAGGAGATCTCGGAGGTAGCACAGAAGAAGTACCAGGATCTGATTTTCCGAGATCCGGACTTCCTGACCTTCTTCAAGGAATCGACGCCGCTGCCGGAAATCGGCGAGCTGAATATCGGTTCGCGTCCGTCCAAGCGGAAGAATAGCGACCGCTTCGAGGATTTGCGCGCGATTCCATGGGTATTCTCATGGACGCAAAGCCGGTATTTGTTACCGGCCTGGTACGCGGCCGGTACGGCTCTTCAAAGTTATTACGAGGGCAACGAGGAGAAGCTGAAGATTTTGCAACAAATGTATGCCAAGTCTTCCTTCTTCCGCACCATGATCGACAGCCTGCAAATGGCTCTGGCTAAAGCAGACTTGATCATTGCCAAGGAATATGCCAATATGATTAAAGACAAGACAACGGAACAGCGAATTTTTGGCGGGATTCAGGAGGAATATAAGGTTACGTCGGAATTGATTATGCTGATTACAGGTCAGCAGGACATTCTGGATAACGTGCCTGTCATTCAGGAATCCATTCGCCTTCGCAATCCGTACGTTGATCCGCTAAGCTACATGCAAGTTCAGTTAATTACCGAGCTGCGTGCGTTACGCGAACAGGGAGAAGACGATCCGGACCTGCTGCGTGAAGTGTTGTTAACCATCAACGGCATTGCTGCAGGACTGAGAAATACAGGTTAA
- a CDS encoding DUF2508 family protein has protein sequence MMKVNWTWWRKATEEDGPAEENRYLISEIGVARTEWMNAHSRLDYVIEKDQIDYAVFALEAAEKRYEMLLRKAKRAKLTLLNDKTGKVVEA, from the coding sequence ATGATGAAAGTGAATTGGACTTGGTGGAGGAAAGCGACAGAAGAAGATGGGCCGGCAGAGGAGAATCGTTATCTAATCAGCGAAATAGGTGTGGCCCGAACAGAATGGATGAATGCGCATAGCAGACTGGATTATGTGATTGAGAAAGATCAGATTGATTATGCGGTGTTTGCGTTGGAAGCGGCAGAGAAAAGGTACGAGATGTTACTGCGGAAAGCTAAACGAGCCAAACTCACATTGTTGAACGACAAAACCGGCAAGGTGGTCGAGGCATAG
- the cdaA gene encoding diadenylate cyclase CdaA, whose amino-acid sequence MLDYFEGYTWPNAIKDIIDILIVSYVIYKIMILIRGTRAVQLLKGIFVLISTWALSIWFNLYTLNWLMNQMFTFGVLAVIIIFQPELRRALEQLGRGKLFSRTSTEEEQLFNKRIQEVITTVNALSRRKIGALIVFERETGLTDYIESGISMEAQISSEMLMNIFVPNTPLHDGAVIIRRQLIMAAGCYLPLSENPFISKELGTRHRAAIGMSEVSDAICIVVSEETGQISLAMNGQVVRDIKEEALISKMFEGLRPAQKNKNNKPKFNSSFWKRRDDEQ is encoded by the coding sequence ATGTTGGATTATTTTGAGGGCTATACTTGGCCGAACGCCATTAAAGATATTATTGATATTCTCATTGTGAGCTATGTAATTTATAAAATTATGATCTTGATTCGCGGAACGCGCGCGGTCCAATTGCTCAAAGGAATCTTTGTGCTCATTTCCACTTGGGCGCTCAGTATCTGGTTCAATCTGTACACACTGAATTGGCTGATGAACCAAATGTTCACCTTCGGGGTGCTGGCGGTCATTATCATCTTTCAGCCTGAGCTGCGGCGCGCGCTGGAGCAACTGGGCCGGGGGAAACTGTTCAGCCGGACGTCTACGGAAGAAGAGCAACTTTTTAACAAACGCATACAAGAGGTCATCACCACCGTCAATGCTCTATCCCGCCGCAAGATTGGGGCTTTAATTGTATTTGAACGGGAAACGGGGCTGACCGATTACATAGAATCCGGCATTTCCATGGAAGCGCAGATCAGCTCGGAGATGTTGATGAACATTTTTGTGCCGAATACGCCATTGCACGACGGCGCGGTCATTATCCGCAGGCAACTGATTATGGCCGCAGGCTGCTACTTACCTCTGTCGGAGAATCCGTTTATCAGCAAAGAGTTGGGCACACGCCACCGCGCAGCCATCGGGATGAGTGAAGTTTCAGATGCGATCTGTATCGTGGTCTCCGAGGAAACGGGGCAGATTTCACTGGCTATGAACGGACAAGTTGTCCGGGATATTAAAGAGGAAGCGCTGATTTCGAAGATGTTTGAGGGATTGCGCCCGGCTCAGAAGAACAAGAACAATAAACCTAAATTCAACTCTTCATTCTGGAAACGGAGGGATGATGAGCAATGA
- a CDS encoding pro-sigmaK processing inhibitor BofA family protein: MSYAWVILLVSSLSLLGIVLLKTRGWMQFVKYAALNLVVAGFVLYFLRFLDVEFLNIAINPYTIFTLGVLGLPGLGLLVALNYTLF; this comes from the coding sequence ATGAGTTATGCTTGGGTCATTCTACTGGTAAGCTCGCTCTCTCTGCTGGGTATTGTATTGTTGAAAACGCGGGGATGGATGCAATTTGTGAAGTACGCGGCATTGAATTTGGTTGTGGCGGGCTTTGTGCTTTACTTTCTGCGCTTTCTTGATGTGGAGTTTTTGAATATCGCGATCAATCCGTACACGATCTTTACATTAGGGGTACTTGGGTTGCCTGGGTTGGGATTGTTAGTGGCTCTAAACTACACGCTTTTTTAA
- the sigW gene encoding RNA polymerase sigma factor SigW — MKLIAMDARLVRLARNGDQTAFAELVELYKDKIFNLGYRMLNNRQEAEDVTQETFLRVYSNLEKYDETQKFSTWIFRIGTNLCIDRLRKKKPSYSLDAELNDGEGTDMYAMLASHDPGPENQVLLTETQDSIRKAIDSLPAKYKSAVILKYLHDQSLQEISDILGIPVTTVKTRVHRGREFLRKKMETNL; from the coding sequence ATGAAATTGATTGCAATGGATGCCCGCTTGGTGCGCCTCGCTCGGAACGGCGATCAAACGGCTTTCGCGGAGTTAGTTGAACTCTATAAGGACAAGATTTTTAATCTGGGCTACCGCATGCTGAACAATCGGCAAGAGGCGGAGGATGTCACGCAGGAAACGTTCTTGCGCGTGTATTCCAACCTGGAAAAGTATGATGAAACACAGAAGTTCTCGACGTGGATCTTTCGCATCGGGACCAATTTGTGCATTGACCGTTTACGCAAAAAGAAGCCAAGCTACTCCCTGGACGCGGAGCTGAACGACGGCGAAGGCACGGACATGTACGCGATGCTCGCAAGTCATGATCCCGGTCCGGAGAACCAAGTGTTGCTTACGGAGACGCAAGATTCTATTCGCAAAGCGATCGACAGCTTACCGGCCAAGTACAAATCAGCAGTCATCCTGAAGTATCTGCATGATCAGTCGCTGCAGGAAATCAGCGATATTCTGGGTATTCCGGTGACGACGGTGAAAACCCGGGTGCATCGGGGACGCGAGTTTTTGCGCAAAAAGATGGAAACAAATTTATGA
- the glmM gene encoding phosphoglucosamine mutase has protein sequence MGKYFGTDGVRGVANQELTAELAYKIGRCGGYVLTRQADKPKVIIGLDTRISGPMLEAALVAGLLSIGADVIRIGVVSTPAVAYLTRTMGADAGVMISASHNPVQDNGIKFFGGDGYKLSDETELEIERLMDAEIDELPRPIGGALGTVMVDEQAKYTFLEFLKTTVTTRFDGLKVVLDCAHGSAYQLAPKVFRDLGAEVITLGAEPNGLNINDGCGSTHPEFLQAEVVKHGADLGLSFDGDADRLIAIDGTGAEVDGDFILCICADAMNRKGKLNESTVVTTVMSNIGFFKAVKELGLKTAQTAVGDRYVMEEMRRGGFNLGGEQSGHVIFLDYNTTGDGILTALQLVATVKESGKSLAELRTMMTKFPQVLLNVRVQDKSKLGGNAAVENVIREVEEEMGENGRVLVRPSGTESLIRVMAEGPDKATVEAHVNRIAEVVKAELV, from the coding sequence ATGGGGAAATATTTCGGAACAGACGGCGTCAGAGGCGTCGCCAATCAGGAGTTAACAGCAGAGCTTGCTTATAAAATCGGCCGATGCGGAGGGTACGTCCTGACGCGGCAGGCGGATAAACCGAAAGTGATTATCGGACTGGATACGAGAATTTCCGGTCCTATGCTGGAGGCGGCGCTGGTTGCGGGACTTCTGTCCATCGGCGCGGATGTCATTCGCATCGGCGTCGTATCCACGCCGGCGGTAGCTTACCTGACCCGCACGATGGGCGCGGACGCGGGGGTCATGATTTCGGCGTCCCACAATCCGGTACAGGATAACGGGATCAAGTTTTTCGGCGGCGACGGCTATAAGCTGTCGGATGAGACGGAGCTGGAGATTGAGCGTCTGATGGATGCTGAGATCGATGAGCTGCCGCGCCCGATCGGCGGCGCGCTAGGCACGGTAATGGTGGATGAGCAGGCGAAATACACGTTTCTCGAGTTCCTGAAGACGACGGTGACGACGCGTTTCGACGGCTTGAAGGTTGTACTGGATTGCGCGCACGGATCCGCGTATCAGCTGGCCCCGAAAGTGTTCCGCGATCTGGGAGCGGAAGTGATTACGCTCGGCGCCGAGCCGAACGGCCTGAACATTAATGACGGATGCGGCTCGACCCATCCGGAGTTCCTGCAGGCCGAAGTCGTGAAGCACGGCGCGGATCTGGGTCTGTCGTTCGACGGCGACGCGGACCGGTTGATCGCTATAGACGGCACGGGCGCGGAAGTGGACGGCGATTTCATCTTGTGCATTTGCGCGGATGCGATGAACCGCAAAGGCAAGCTGAACGAAAGCACCGTCGTGACGACGGTGATGAGCAACATCGGCTTCTTCAAAGCTGTGAAGGAGCTGGGGTTGAAGACGGCGCAGACGGCTGTCGGCGACCGCTACGTGATGGAGGAGATGCGCCGCGGCGGGTTTAACCTGGGCGGAGAGCAATCCGGGCACGTGATCTTCCTGGACTACAATACCACGGGAGACGGTATTCTGACGGCGCTGCAACTGGTGGCTACGGTGAAAGAATCCGGCAAATCTCTTGCTGAGCTTCGGACGATGATGACCAAGTTCCCGCAAGTGTTGCTTAATGTACGTGTACAAGATAAGAGCAAGCTTGGCGGTAATGCGGCCGTGGAGAACGTGATTCGCGAAGTTGAAGAAGAGATGGGCGAGAACGGCCGCGTGTTGGTGCGTCCTTCCGGCACCGAATCGCTGATTCGCGTGATGGCCGAAGGCCCGGACAAGGCTACTGTGGAAGCGCACGTAAACCGCATTGCCGAAGTGGTGAAGGCGGAGTTAGTATAG
- a CDS encoding YbaB/EbfC family nucleoid-associated protein: protein MNNMNQMMKQVKKMQEQMLKAQEELGTKSIEGSAGGVVSVQVNGHKKVLSITIKPEAVDPDDVEMLQDLVLTAVNDALTKADELANQDMGKFTGGMKMPGLF from the coding sequence ATGAATAACATGAACCAAATGATGAAGCAAGTGAAGAAGATGCAGGAGCAAATGCTTAAAGCGCAAGAAGAACTGGGAACCAAGAGCATTGAAGGATCGGCAGGCGGCGTAGTCAGCGTGCAAGTGAACGGTCATAAGAAAGTGTTGTCCATCACGATTAAACCTGAAGCGGTTGATCCGGATGATGTAGAAATGCTGCAAGATCTCGTGTTGACTGCGGTAAACGACGCATTGACGAAAGCCGATGAACTGGCTAATCAGGACATGGGTAAATTCACGGGCGGTATGAAAATGCCGGGATTATTCTAA
- a CDS encoding zf-HC2 domain-containing protein gives MDCRQANSLIHNYLDGDLDPESSVKLNSHLRECAACNAHFKKLEHTSFMLGSMEPVKAPDDFTARLMAQLPAKKQQNNVQNRVLQWVRRHPAVSAAAVFFLIMMSSFMSLWNQEGELVVKGADLSQVVIQGDTVIVPEGHKVAGNLTVENGRTEIYGDVEGNLTVIDGSMNLASTAHISGQIDTVNQALDWIWYKIGEWFK, from the coding sequence ATGGATTGTCGACAAGCCAACTCTTTAATACACAATTATTTGGACGGGGATCTGGATCCGGAATCAAGTGTGAAGCTGAACAGTCATCTGAGAGAATGCGCAGCATGTAACGCTCATTTCAAGAAACTCGAGCATACCTCGTTCATGTTAGGCTCCATGGAGCCAGTGAAAGCGCCGGATGACTTCACCGCCAGATTGATGGCGCAGCTACCCGCCAAGAAGCAACAGAATAATGTACAGAACCGCGTGCTCCAATGGGTACGCAGACATCCGGCTGTTTCAGCCGCCGCGGTATTCTTCCTCATCATGATGAGCAGCTTCATGTCCCTCTGGAACCAGGAAGGCGAGCTGGTGGTGAAGGGCGCGGATTTAAGCCAAGTGGTGATTCAAGGGGATACGGTGATTGTGCCGGAAGGACATAAGGTTGCGGGTAATCTCACGGTTGAGAACGGCCGCACGGAAATATACGGTGACGTAGAGGGAAACCTGACGGTCATTGACGGCAGCATGAACTTGGCCTCCACCGCCCATATCTCAGGCCAGATCGATACCGTGAATCAAGCGCTGGACTGGATTTGGTACAAGATCGGCGAATGGTTTAAGTGA
- the recR gene encoding recombination mediator RecR, whose product MFYPEPIAKLIDAFTRLPGIGPKTAGRLAFHVLRMKEEDVVNFAKALVNVKRNLHYCSVCCNITDIDPCRICQDKSRDNSVICVIQESRDLVAMERTKEFHGYYHVLQGAISPMEGIGPDEIRIAELLRRLSDERVQELILATNPNIEGEATAMYLSRLVKPFGLKVTRIAHGLPVGGDLEYADEVTLSKALEGRRELM is encoded by the coding sequence TTGTTTTATCCCGAACCGATAGCCAAACTGATTGACGCTTTCACCCGGTTGCCCGGCATCGGACCTAAGACGGCTGGACGTCTTGCTTTCCATGTATTGCGTATGAAAGAAGAAGACGTAGTCAATTTCGCCAAAGCGTTAGTTAACGTTAAGAGAAACCTGCACTATTGCTCTGTATGTTGTAATATTACCGACATTGACCCCTGCCGCATCTGTCAGGATAAGAGCCGGGACAACTCCGTCATCTGTGTGATTCAGGAGTCGAGGGACTTGGTGGCGATGGAGCGAACCAAGGAATTTCACGGGTACTATCATGTGTTGCAAGGCGCGATTTCCCCCATGGAAGGGATCGGACCGGATGAGATTCGCATTGCTGAGCTGCTGCGCAGACTAAGCGACGAGCGTGTGCAGGAACTGATTCTGGCTACGAACCCTAATATTGAGGGAGAGGCGACCGCTATGTACCTGTCCCGTTTGGTCAAGCCTTTCGGGCTGAAGGTGACACGGATTGCCCATGGTTTGCCGGTAGGCGGGGATTTAGAATATGCCGATGAAGTGACCCTTTCCAAAGCCTTGGAAGGACGCAGAGAGTTAATGTAG